The Clarias gariepinus isolate MV-2021 ecotype Netherlands chromosome 7, CGAR_prim_01v2, whole genome shotgun sequence genome includes a window with the following:
- the mtss1la gene encoding MTSS I-BAR domain containing 2a isoform X4, translated as MESVEKECGALGGLFQAIVNDMKNSYPVWEDFSAKATKLHSQLRTTVLAAAAFLDAFQKVADMATSTRGATRDIGSALTRMCMRHRSIEAKLRHFTNALMEKLVTPLQDKIEEWKKTAALLDKDHAKEYKRSRQEIKKKSSDTLKLQKKARKGRGGLQPQLDSAMQDVSDMYLLMEETEKQAVRRALLEERGRYCTFISFLQPVVNGEISMLGEVTHLQAIMDDLSVLITDPHKLPEASEQVIVDLKGSDYSWSYQTPPSSPSSTGSRKSSLCSLVHLPPGGVHRLSSVSSHDSGFVSHDANMHSKPPSPMPSDITSQKSSSSASSEASETCQSVSECGSPVAQDWSKIPHYEQQGVALQRRSETVESPSGVRGSLHPEDPYRTRVNPTNISSKHGKPISAASELAMVLTRGLSMEQQKSSCDSLQYSSGYSTQNTTPSCSEDTIPSHASDYDSYSLNGDGICDPQSDFDKSSTVPRNSNLAQNYRRMIQTKRPASTAGIPGGMGAHGAPGSNGKGGGGAVISSGTATIRRTPSSKTGVRRTPSNVGPIPIRPPIVPVKTPTVPNSPGFPSPPPDHNGSEESLFNEDPLENLEFKASPKRMSLPNPMAWGTGTGMSIHVPQPRAMSLSTEEDQLLAANRHSLVEKIGELVASAHALGDGQFPFPADAQAGLGSQQDPGPLSESGDILKSIRRGVRLRKTVCNDRSAPRIMR; from the exons ATGGAGAGCGTGGAGAAGGAGTGCGGCGCTCTGGGTGGATTATTCCAGGCGATCGTCAACGACatgaag AACTCATACCCAGTGTGGGAGGACTTCAGTGCCAAGGCCACAAAACTACACTCGCAACTCAG GACCACAGTACTGGCGGCAGCTGCTTTCCTGGATGCTTTTCAGAAGGTGGCAGACATGGCAACAAGCACAAGAG GTGCTACCAGGGACATCGGTTCTGCTCTGACCCGAATGTGCATGCGCCACCGCAGCATCGAGGCCAAACTGCGACACTTTACCAA TGCTCTTATGGAGAAACTGGTCACACCACTCCAAGACAAGATAGAGGAGTGGAAGAAGACAGCTGCTCTTCTAGATAAAGATCATGCCAAAG AATACAAACGGTCTCGACAGGAGATTAAGAAGAAGTCCTCTGATACTCTAAAGCTACAGAAAAAGGCCAGGAAAg GACGAGGAGGATTGCAGCCACAATTGGACAGTGCTATGCAGGATGTGAGCGACATGTACTTGCTGATGGAGGAGACAGAGAAACAAGCCGTGCGCCGAGCCCTCCTTGAGGAGAGGGGGCGCTACTGCACATTCATTAGCTTCTTGCAGCCTGTCGTG aatgGAGAGATTTCTATGCTGGGAGAAGTAACTCATCTCCAGGCCATTATGGATGATCTTTCTGTGCTGATCACCGATCCACATAAACTACCAGAGGCCAGTGAACAG GTCATCGTGGACTTGAAGGGTTCTGACTACAGCTGGTCCTACCAGACGCCCCCCTCCTCCCCTAGCAGTACTGGCTCCAGGAAGAGCAGCCTGTGCAG TTTGGTGCATCTACCACCAGGTGGCGTACATCGCCTGAGCAGCGTCTCCTCTCATGATTCTGGATTCGTCTCTCATGATGCCAACATGCACTCCAAACCTCCATCTCCCATGCCATCAGACATTACCAGCCAG AAGTCATCCAGCTCTGCATCTTCAGAAGCATCAGAGACATGTCAGTCTGTAAGCGAATGTGGCTCTCCCGTAGCA CAAGATTGGTCAAAAATACCTCACTATGAGCAGCAGGGGGTAGCACTGCAGCGCAGGAGTGAAACTGTGGAGTCACCTAGTGGGGTGAGAGGGTCTTTGCACCCAGAGGACCCCTATAGGACTAGAGTGAATCCTACAAACATCAGTAGCAAG CACGGGAAACCGATATCTGCAGCCAGTGAGCTCGCCATGGTCCTGACGCGTGGTCTGAGCATGGAGCAGCAGAAGAGCAGTTGTGACTCTCTGCAGTATTCGAGTGGATACAGCACACAGAACACCACTCCCTCCTGTTCAGAGGATACCATCCCCTCACATG CTTCTGACTATGACAGCTACTCACTGAATGGAGATGGTATCTGTGATCCTCAATCAGATTTCGACAAATCTTCTACTGTCCCTCGAAACAGCAACCTTGCCCAGAATTATCGTCGCATGATCCAGACCAAGAGGCCTGCAAGCACTGCAGGGATTCCGGGAGGTATGGGTGCCCATGGTGCGCCTGGATCCAATGgcaaaggaggaggaggagctgtCATATCTTCTGGTACAGCCACCATTCGTCGGACTCCATCCTCCAAAACTGGCGTGAGACGCACCCCATCTAATGTGGGTCCTATTCCCATCCGTCCTCCTATTGTCCCAGTGAAGACACCAACTGTGCCAAACTCGCCTGGCTTCCCCAGCCCTCCCCCAGACCACAATGGCAGTGAGGAGAGCTTGTTCAATGAGGACCCTTTAGAGAACTTGGAGTTCAAAGCTTCACCAAAGCGAATGAGCCTGCCTAATCCAATGGCTTGGGGCACAGGAACTGGGATGAGCATTCATGTCCCGCAGCCTAGGGCTATGTCTCTCAGTACAGAGGAGGACCAGCTTCTGGCTGCCAACCGCCACAGCCTGGTGGAGAAGATTGGTGAGCTAGTGGCTAGCGCCCATGCTCTTGGAGATGGCCAATTCCCATTTCCTGCAGATGCCCAGGCAGGTCTTGGAAGCCAACAGGACCCAGGGCCCCTGTCTGAAAGTGGCGACATTCTGAAGTCAATCCGTAGAGGAGTGCGTCTCAGGAAAACCGTCTGTAATGACAGGTCAGCACCCAGGATCATGCGATAG
- the mtss1la gene encoding MTSS I-BAR domain containing 2a isoform X3, with amino-acid sequence MESVEKECGALGGLFQAIVNDMKNSYPVWEDFSAKATKLHSQLRTTVLAAAAFLDAFQKVADMATSTRGATRDIGSALTRMCMRHRSIEAKLRHFTNALMEKLVTPLQDKIEEWKKTAALLDKDHAKEYKRSRQEIKKKSSDTLKLQKKARKGRGGLQPQLDSAMQDVSDMYLLMEETEKQAVRRALLEERGRYCTFISFLQPVVNGEISMLGEVTHLQAIMDDLSVLITDPHKLPEASEQVIVDLKGSDYSWSYQTPPSSPSSTGSRKSSLCSLVHLPPGGVHRLSSVSSHDSGFVSHDANMHSKPPSPMPSDITSQKSSSSASSEASETCQSVSECGSPVAQQDWSKIPHYEQQGVALQRRSETVESPSGVRGSLHPEDPYRTRVNPTNISSKHGKPISAASELAMVLTRGLSMEQQKSSCDSLQYSSGYSTQNTTPSCSEDTIPSHASDYDSYSLNGDGICDPQSDFDKSSTVPRNSNLAQNYRRMIQTKRPASTAGIPGGMGAHGAPGSNGKGGGGAVISSGTATIRRTPSSKTGVRRTPSNVGPIPIRPPIVPVKTPTVPNSPGFPSPPPDHNGSEESLFNEDPLENLEFKASPKRMSLPNPMAWGTGTGMSIHVPQPRAMSLSTEEDQLLAANRHSLVEKIGELVASAHALGDGQFPFPADAQAGLGSQQDPGPLSESGDILKSIRRGVRLRKTVCNDRSAPRIMR; translated from the exons ATGGAGAGCGTGGAGAAGGAGTGCGGCGCTCTGGGTGGATTATTCCAGGCGATCGTCAACGACatgaag AACTCATACCCAGTGTGGGAGGACTTCAGTGCCAAGGCCACAAAACTACACTCGCAACTCAG GACCACAGTACTGGCGGCAGCTGCTTTCCTGGATGCTTTTCAGAAGGTGGCAGACATGGCAACAAGCACAAGAG GTGCTACCAGGGACATCGGTTCTGCTCTGACCCGAATGTGCATGCGCCACCGCAGCATCGAGGCCAAACTGCGACACTTTACCAA TGCTCTTATGGAGAAACTGGTCACACCACTCCAAGACAAGATAGAGGAGTGGAAGAAGACAGCTGCTCTTCTAGATAAAGATCATGCCAAAG AATACAAACGGTCTCGACAGGAGATTAAGAAGAAGTCCTCTGATACTCTAAAGCTACAGAAAAAGGCCAGGAAAg GACGAGGAGGATTGCAGCCACAATTGGACAGTGCTATGCAGGATGTGAGCGACATGTACTTGCTGATGGAGGAGACAGAGAAACAAGCCGTGCGCCGAGCCCTCCTTGAGGAGAGGGGGCGCTACTGCACATTCATTAGCTTCTTGCAGCCTGTCGTG aatgGAGAGATTTCTATGCTGGGAGAAGTAACTCATCTCCAGGCCATTATGGATGATCTTTCTGTGCTGATCACCGATCCACATAAACTACCAGAGGCCAGTGAACAG GTCATCGTGGACTTGAAGGGTTCTGACTACAGCTGGTCCTACCAGACGCCCCCCTCCTCCCCTAGCAGTACTGGCTCCAGGAAGAGCAGCCTGTGCAG TTTGGTGCATCTACCACCAGGTGGCGTACATCGCCTGAGCAGCGTCTCCTCTCATGATTCTGGATTCGTCTCTCATGATGCCAACATGCACTCCAAACCTCCATCTCCCATGCCATCAGACATTACCAGCCAG AAGTCATCCAGCTCTGCATCTTCAGAAGCATCAGAGACATGTCAGTCTGTAAGCGAATGTGGCTCTCCCGTAGCA CAGCAAGATTGGTCAAAAATACCTCACTATGAGCAGCAGGGGGTAGCACTGCAGCGCAGGAGTGAAACTGTGGAGTCACCTAGTGGGGTGAGAGGGTCTTTGCACCCAGAGGACCCCTATAGGACTAGAGTGAATCCTACAAACATCAGTAGCAAG CACGGGAAACCGATATCTGCAGCCAGTGAGCTCGCCATGGTCCTGACGCGTGGTCTGAGCATGGAGCAGCAGAAGAGCAGTTGTGACTCTCTGCAGTATTCGAGTGGATACAGCACACAGAACACCACTCCCTCCTGTTCAGAGGATACCATCCCCTCACATG CTTCTGACTATGACAGCTACTCACTGAATGGAGATGGTATCTGTGATCCTCAATCAGATTTCGACAAATCTTCTACTGTCCCTCGAAACAGCAACCTTGCCCAGAATTATCGTCGCATGATCCAGACCAAGAGGCCTGCAAGCACTGCAGGGATTCCGGGAGGTATGGGTGCCCATGGTGCGCCTGGATCCAATGgcaaaggaggaggaggagctgtCATATCTTCTGGTACAGCCACCATTCGTCGGACTCCATCCTCCAAAACTGGCGTGAGACGCACCCCATCTAATGTGGGTCCTATTCCCATCCGTCCTCCTATTGTCCCAGTGAAGACACCAACTGTGCCAAACTCGCCTGGCTTCCCCAGCCCTCCCCCAGACCACAATGGCAGTGAGGAGAGCTTGTTCAATGAGGACCCTTTAGAGAACTTGGAGTTCAAAGCTTCACCAAAGCGAATGAGCCTGCCTAATCCAATGGCTTGGGGCACAGGAACTGGGATGAGCATTCATGTCCCGCAGCCTAGGGCTATGTCTCTCAGTACAGAGGAGGACCAGCTTCTGGCTGCCAACCGCCACAGCCTGGTGGAGAAGATTGGTGAGCTAGTGGCTAGCGCCCATGCTCTTGGAGATGGCCAATTCCCATTTCCTGCAGATGCCCAGGCAGGTCTTGGAAGCCAACAGGACCCAGGGCCCCTGTCTGAAAGTGGCGACATTCTGAAGTCAATCCGTAGAGGAGTGCGTCTCAGGAAAACCGTCTGTAATGACAGGTCAGCACCCAGGATCATGCGATAG
- the mtss1la gene encoding MTSS I-BAR domain containing 2a isoform X2, which produces MESVEKECGALGGLFQAIVNDMKNSYPVWEDFSAKATKLHSQLRTTVLAAAAFLDAFQKVADMATSTRGATRDIGSALTRMCMRHRSIEAKLRHFTNALMEKLVTPLQDKIEEWKKTAALLDKDHAKEYKRSRQEIKKKSSDTLKLQKKARKGRGGLQPQLDSAMQDVSDMYLLMEETEKQAVRRALLEERGRYCTFISFLQPVVNGEISMLGEVTHLQAIMDDLSVLITDPHKLPEASEQVIVDLKGSDYSWSYQTPPSSPSSTGSRKSSLCSLVHLPPGGVHRLSSVSSHDSGFVSHDANMHSKPPSPMPSDITSQKSSSSASSEASETCQSVSECGSPVAFGSSFATFHLAHTYNGSIRSLPFISYNHSPGSHSPSPSTKVHHWKQDWSKIPHYEQQGVALQRRSETVESPSGVRGSLHPEDPYRTRVNPTNISSKHGKPISAASELAMVLTRGLSMEQQKSSCDSLQYSSGYSTQNTTPSCSEDTIPSHASDYDSYSLNGDGICDPQSDFDKSSTVPRNSNLAQNYRRMIQTKRPASTAGIPGGMGAHGAPGSNGKGGGGAVISSGTATIRRTPSSKTGVRRTPSNVGPIPIRPPIVPVKTPTVPNSPGFPSPPPDHNGSEESLFNEDPLENLEFKASPKRMSLPNPMAWGTGTGMSIHVPQPRAMSLSTEEDQLLAANRHSLVEKIGELVASAHALGDGQFPFPADAQAGLGSQQDPGPLSESGDILKSIRRGVRLRKTVCNDRSAPRIMR; this is translated from the exons ATGGAGAGCGTGGAGAAGGAGTGCGGCGCTCTGGGTGGATTATTCCAGGCGATCGTCAACGACatgaag AACTCATACCCAGTGTGGGAGGACTTCAGTGCCAAGGCCACAAAACTACACTCGCAACTCAG GACCACAGTACTGGCGGCAGCTGCTTTCCTGGATGCTTTTCAGAAGGTGGCAGACATGGCAACAAGCACAAGAG GTGCTACCAGGGACATCGGTTCTGCTCTGACCCGAATGTGCATGCGCCACCGCAGCATCGAGGCCAAACTGCGACACTTTACCAA TGCTCTTATGGAGAAACTGGTCACACCACTCCAAGACAAGATAGAGGAGTGGAAGAAGACAGCTGCTCTTCTAGATAAAGATCATGCCAAAG AATACAAACGGTCTCGACAGGAGATTAAGAAGAAGTCCTCTGATACTCTAAAGCTACAGAAAAAGGCCAGGAAAg GACGAGGAGGATTGCAGCCACAATTGGACAGTGCTATGCAGGATGTGAGCGACATGTACTTGCTGATGGAGGAGACAGAGAAACAAGCCGTGCGCCGAGCCCTCCTTGAGGAGAGGGGGCGCTACTGCACATTCATTAGCTTCTTGCAGCCTGTCGTG aatgGAGAGATTTCTATGCTGGGAGAAGTAACTCATCTCCAGGCCATTATGGATGATCTTTCTGTGCTGATCACCGATCCACATAAACTACCAGAGGCCAGTGAACAG GTCATCGTGGACTTGAAGGGTTCTGACTACAGCTGGTCCTACCAGACGCCCCCCTCCTCCCCTAGCAGTACTGGCTCCAGGAAGAGCAGCCTGTGCAG TTTGGTGCATCTACCACCAGGTGGCGTACATCGCCTGAGCAGCGTCTCCTCTCATGATTCTGGATTCGTCTCTCATGATGCCAACATGCACTCCAAACCTCCATCTCCCATGCCATCAGACATTACCAGCCAG AAGTCATCCAGCTCTGCATCTTCAGAAGCATCAGAGACATGTCAGTCTGTAAGCGAATGTGGCTCTCCCGTAGCA TTTGGCTCGTCCTTCGCTACTTTCCACCTTGCTCACACTTACAATGGCTCCATCAGATCTCTCCCTTTTATATCCTATAATCATTCCCCTGGATCTCACTCACCCTCACCCTCAACCAAAGTTCATCACTGgaag CAAGATTGGTCAAAAATACCTCACTATGAGCAGCAGGGGGTAGCACTGCAGCGCAGGAGTGAAACTGTGGAGTCACCTAGTGGGGTGAGAGGGTCTTTGCACCCAGAGGACCCCTATAGGACTAGAGTGAATCCTACAAACATCAGTAGCAAG CACGGGAAACCGATATCTGCAGCCAGTGAGCTCGCCATGGTCCTGACGCGTGGTCTGAGCATGGAGCAGCAGAAGAGCAGTTGTGACTCTCTGCAGTATTCGAGTGGATACAGCACACAGAACACCACTCCCTCCTGTTCAGAGGATACCATCCCCTCACATG CTTCTGACTATGACAGCTACTCACTGAATGGAGATGGTATCTGTGATCCTCAATCAGATTTCGACAAATCTTCTACTGTCCCTCGAAACAGCAACCTTGCCCAGAATTATCGTCGCATGATCCAGACCAAGAGGCCTGCAAGCACTGCAGGGATTCCGGGAGGTATGGGTGCCCATGGTGCGCCTGGATCCAATGgcaaaggaggaggaggagctgtCATATCTTCTGGTACAGCCACCATTCGTCGGACTCCATCCTCCAAAACTGGCGTGAGACGCACCCCATCTAATGTGGGTCCTATTCCCATCCGTCCTCCTATTGTCCCAGTGAAGACACCAACTGTGCCAAACTCGCCTGGCTTCCCCAGCCCTCCCCCAGACCACAATGGCAGTGAGGAGAGCTTGTTCAATGAGGACCCTTTAGAGAACTTGGAGTTCAAAGCTTCACCAAAGCGAATGAGCCTGCCTAATCCAATGGCTTGGGGCACAGGAACTGGGATGAGCATTCATGTCCCGCAGCCTAGGGCTATGTCTCTCAGTACAGAGGAGGACCAGCTTCTGGCTGCCAACCGCCACAGCCTGGTGGAGAAGATTGGTGAGCTAGTGGCTAGCGCCCATGCTCTTGGAGATGGCCAATTCCCATTTCCTGCAGATGCCCAGGCAGGTCTTGGAAGCCAACAGGACCCAGGGCCCCTGTCTGAAAGTGGCGACATTCTGAAGTCAATCCGTAGAGGAGTGCGTCTCAGGAAAACCGTCTGTAATGACAGGTCAGCACCCAGGATCATGCGATAG
- the mtss1la gene encoding MTSS I-BAR domain containing 2a isoform X1, giving the protein MESVEKECGALGGLFQAIVNDMKNSYPVWEDFSAKATKLHSQLRTTVLAAAAFLDAFQKVADMATSTRGATRDIGSALTRMCMRHRSIEAKLRHFTNALMEKLVTPLQDKIEEWKKTAALLDKDHAKEYKRSRQEIKKKSSDTLKLQKKARKGRGGLQPQLDSAMQDVSDMYLLMEETEKQAVRRALLEERGRYCTFISFLQPVVNGEISMLGEVTHLQAIMDDLSVLITDPHKLPEASEQVIVDLKGSDYSWSYQTPPSSPSSTGSRKSSLCSLVHLPPGGVHRLSSVSSHDSGFVSHDANMHSKPPSPMPSDITSQKSSSSASSEASETCQSVSECGSPVAFGSSFATFHLAHTYNGSIRSLPFISYNHSPGSHSPSPSTKVHHWKQQDWSKIPHYEQQGVALQRRSETVESPSGVRGSLHPEDPYRTRVNPTNISSKHGKPISAASELAMVLTRGLSMEQQKSSCDSLQYSSGYSTQNTTPSCSEDTIPSHASDYDSYSLNGDGICDPQSDFDKSSTVPRNSNLAQNYRRMIQTKRPASTAGIPGGMGAHGAPGSNGKGGGGAVISSGTATIRRTPSSKTGVRRTPSNVGPIPIRPPIVPVKTPTVPNSPGFPSPPPDHNGSEESLFNEDPLENLEFKASPKRMSLPNPMAWGTGTGMSIHVPQPRAMSLSTEEDQLLAANRHSLVEKIGELVASAHALGDGQFPFPADAQAGLGSQQDPGPLSESGDILKSIRRGVRLRKTVCNDRSAPRIMR; this is encoded by the exons ATGGAGAGCGTGGAGAAGGAGTGCGGCGCTCTGGGTGGATTATTCCAGGCGATCGTCAACGACatgaag AACTCATACCCAGTGTGGGAGGACTTCAGTGCCAAGGCCACAAAACTACACTCGCAACTCAG GACCACAGTACTGGCGGCAGCTGCTTTCCTGGATGCTTTTCAGAAGGTGGCAGACATGGCAACAAGCACAAGAG GTGCTACCAGGGACATCGGTTCTGCTCTGACCCGAATGTGCATGCGCCACCGCAGCATCGAGGCCAAACTGCGACACTTTACCAA TGCTCTTATGGAGAAACTGGTCACACCACTCCAAGACAAGATAGAGGAGTGGAAGAAGACAGCTGCTCTTCTAGATAAAGATCATGCCAAAG AATACAAACGGTCTCGACAGGAGATTAAGAAGAAGTCCTCTGATACTCTAAAGCTACAGAAAAAGGCCAGGAAAg GACGAGGAGGATTGCAGCCACAATTGGACAGTGCTATGCAGGATGTGAGCGACATGTACTTGCTGATGGAGGAGACAGAGAAACAAGCCGTGCGCCGAGCCCTCCTTGAGGAGAGGGGGCGCTACTGCACATTCATTAGCTTCTTGCAGCCTGTCGTG aatgGAGAGATTTCTATGCTGGGAGAAGTAACTCATCTCCAGGCCATTATGGATGATCTTTCTGTGCTGATCACCGATCCACATAAACTACCAGAGGCCAGTGAACAG GTCATCGTGGACTTGAAGGGTTCTGACTACAGCTGGTCCTACCAGACGCCCCCCTCCTCCCCTAGCAGTACTGGCTCCAGGAAGAGCAGCCTGTGCAG TTTGGTGCATCTACCACCAGGTGGCGTACATCGCCTGAGCAGCGTCTCCTCTCATGATTCTGGATTCGTCTCTCATGATGCCAACATGCACTCCAAACCTCCATCTCCCATGCCATCAGACATTACCAGCCAG AAGTCATCCAGCTCTGCATCTTCAGAAGCATCAGAGACATGTCAGTCTGTAAGCGAATGTGGCTCTCCCGTAGCA TTTGGCTCGTCCTTCGCTACTTTCCACCTTGCTCACACTTACAATGGCTCCATCAGATCTCTCCCTTTTATATCCTATAATCATTCCCCTGGATCTCACTCACCCTCACCCTCAACCAAAGTTCATCACTGgaag CAGCAAGATTGGTCAAAAATACCTCACTATGAGCAGCAGGGGGTAGCACTGCAGCGCAGGAGTGAAACTGTGGAGTCACCTAGTGGGGTGAGAGGGTCTTTGCACCCAGAGGACCCCTATAGGACTAGAGTGAATCCTACAAACATCAGTAGCAAG CACGGGAAACCGATATCTGCAGCCAGTGAGCTCGCCATGGTCCTGACGCGTGGTCTGAGCATGGAGCAGCAGAAGAGCAGTTGTGACTCTCTGCAGTATTCGAGTGGATACAGCACACAGAACACCACTCCCTCCTGTTCAGAGGATACCATCCCCTCACATG CTTCTGACTATGACAGCTACTCACTGAATGGAGATGGTATCTGTGATCCTCAATCAGATTTCGACAAATCTTCTACTGTCCCTCGAAACAGCAACCTTGCCCAGAATTATCGTCGCATGATCCAGACCAAGAGGCCTGCAAGCACTGCAGGGATTCCGGGAGGTATGGGTGCCCATGGTGCGCCTGGATCCAATGgcaaaggaggaggaggagctgtCATATCTTCTGGTACAGCCACCATTCGTCGGACTCCATCCTCCAAAACTGGCGTGAGACGCACCCCATCTAATGTGGGTCCTATTCCCATCCGTCCTCCTATTGTCCCAGTGAAGACACCAACTGTGCCAAACTCGCCTGGCTTCCCCAGCCCTCCCCCAGACCACAATGGCAGTGAGGAGAGCTTGTTCAATGAGGACCCTTTAGAGAACTTGGAGTTCAAAGCTTCACCAAAGCGAATGAGCCTGCCTAATCCAATGGCTTGGGGCACAGGAACTGGGATGAGCATTCATGTCCCGCAGCCTAGGGCTATGTCTCTCAGTACAGAGGAGGACCAGCTTCTGGCTGCCAACCGCCACAGCCTGGTGGAGAAGATTGGTGAGCTAGTGGCTAGCGCCCATGCTCTTGGAGATGGCCAATTCCCATTTCCTGCAGATGCCCAGGCAGGTCTTGGAAGCCAACAGGACCCAGGGCCCCTGTCTGAAAGTGGCGACATTCTGAAGTCAATCCGTAGAGGAGTGCGTCTCAGGAAAACCGTCTGTAATGACAGGTCAGCACCCAGGATCATGCGATAG
- the mtss1la gene encoding MTSS I-BAR domain containing 2a isoform X5, whose amino-acid sequence MCMRHRSIEAKLRHFTNALMEKLVTPLQDKIEEWKKTAALLDKDHAKEYKRSRQEIKKKSSDTLKLQKKARKGRGGLQPQLDSAMQDVSDMYLLMEETEKQAVRRALLEERGRYCTFISFLQPVVNGEISMLGEVTHLQAIMDDLSVLITDPHKLPEASEQVIVDLKGSDYSWSYQTPPSSPSSTGSRKSSLCSLVHLPPGGVHRLSSVSSHDSGFVSHDANMHSKPPSPMPSDITSQKSSSSASSEASETCQSVSECGSPVAFGSSFATFHLAHTYNGSIRSLPFISYNHSPGSHSPSPSTKVHHWKQQDWSKIPHYEQQGVALQRRSETVESPSGVRGSLHPEDPYRTRVNPTNISSKHGKPISAASELAMVLTRGLSMEQQKSSCDSLQYSSGYSTQNTTPSCSEDTIPSHASDYDSYSLNGDGICDPQSDFDKSSTVPRNSNLAQNYRRMIQTKRPASTAGIPGGMGAHGAPGSNGKGGGGAVISSGTATIRRTPSSKTGVRRTPSNVGPIPIRPPIVPVKTPTVPNSPGFPSPPPDHNGSEESLFNEDPLENLEFKASPKRMSLPNPMAWGTGTGMSIHVPQPRAMSLSTEEDQLLAANRHSLVEKIGELVASAHALGDGQFPFPADAQAGLGSQQDPGPLSESGDILKSIRRGVRLRKTVCNDRSAPRIMR is encoded by the exons ATGTGCATGCGCCACCGCAGCATCGAGGCCAAACTGCGACACTTTACCAA TGCTCTTATGGAGAAACTGGTCACACCACTCCAAGACAAGATAGAGGAGTGGAAGAAGACAGCTGCTCTTCTAGATAAAGATCATGCCAAAG AATACAAACGGTCTCGACAGGAGATTAAGAAGAAGTCCTCTGATACTCTAAAGCTACAGAAAAAGGCCAGGAAAg GACGAGGAGGATTGCAGCCACAATTGGACAGTGCTATGCAGGATGTGAGCGACATGTACTTGCTGATGGAGGAGACAGAGAAACAAGCCGTGCGCCGAGCCCTCCTTGAGGAGAGGGGGCGCTACTGCACATTCATTAGCTTCTTGCAGCCTGTCGTG aatgGAGAGATTTCTATGCTGGGAGAAGTAACTCATCTCCAGGCCATTATGGATGATCTTTCTGTGCTGATCACCGATCCACATAAACTACCAGAGGCCAGTGAACAG GTCATCGTGGACTTGAAGGGTTCTGACTACAGCTGGTCCTACCAGACGCCCCCCTCCTCCCCTAGCAGTACTGGCTCCAGGAAGAGCAGCCTGTGCAG TTTGGTGCATCTACCACCAGGTGGCGTACATCGCCTGAGCAGCGTCTCCTCTCATGATTCTGGATTCGTCTCTCATGATGCCAACATGCACTCCAAACCTCCATCTCCCATGCCATCAGACATTACCAGCCAG AAGTCATCCAGCTCTGCATCTTCAGAAGCATCAGAGACATGTCAGTCTGTAAGCGAATGTGGCTCTCCCGTAGCA TTTGGCTCGTCCTTCGCTACTTTCCACCTTGCTCACACTTACAATGGCTCCATCAGATCTCTCCCTTTTATATCCTATAATCATTCCCCTGGATCTCACTCACCCTCACCCTCAACCAAAGTTCATCACTGgaag CAGCAAGATTGGTCAAAAATACCTCACTATGAGCAGCAGGGGGTAGCACTGCAGCGCAGGAGTGAAACTGTGGAGTCACCTAGTGGGGTGAGAGGGTCTTTGCACCCAGAGGACCCCTATAGGACTAGAGTGAATCCTACAAACATCAGTAGCAAG CACGGGAAACCGATATCTGCAGCCAGTGAGCTCGCCATGGTCCTGACGCGTGGTCTGAGCATGGAGCAGCAGAAGAGCAGTTGTGACTCTCTGCAGTATTCGAGTGGATACAGCACACAGAACACCACTCCCTCCTGTTCAGAGGATACCATCCCCTCACATG CTTCTGACTATGACAGCTACTCACTGAATGGAGATGGTATCTGTGATCCTCAATCAGATTTCGACAAATCTTCTACTGTCCCTCGAAACAGCAACCTTGCCCAGAATTATCGTCGCATGATCCAGACCAAGAGGCCTGCAAGCACTGCAGGGATTCCGGGAGGTATGGGTGCCCATGGTGCGCCTGGATCCAATGgcaaaggaggaggaggagctgtCATATCTTCTGGTACAGCCACCATTCGTCGGACTCCATCCTCCAAAACTGGCGTGAGACGCACCCCATCTAATGTGGGTCCTATTCCCATCCGTCCTCCTATTGTCCCAGTGAAGACACCAACTGTGCCAAACTCGCCTGGCTTCCCCAGCCCTCCCCCAGACCACAATGGCAGTGAGGAGAGCTTGTTCAATGAGGACCCTTTAGAGAACTTGGAGTTCAAAGCTTCACCAAAGCGAATGAGCCTGCCTAATCCAATGGCTTGGGGCACAGGAACTGGGATGAGCATTCATGTCCCGCAGCCTAGGGCTATGTCTCTCAGTACAGAGGAGGACCAGCTTCTGGCTGCCAACCGCCACAGCCTGGTGGAGAAGATTGGTGAGCTAGTGGCTAGCGCCCATGCTCTTGGAGATGGCCAATTCCCATTTCCTGCAGATGCCCAGGCAGGTCTTGGAAGCCAACAGGACCCAGGGCCCCTGTCTGAAAGTGGCGACATTCTGAAGTCAATCCGTAGAGGAGTGCGTCTCAGGAAAACCGTCTGTAATGACAGGTCAGCACCCAGGATCATGCGATAG